Proteins encoded in a region of the Streptomyces violaceoruber genome:
- a CDS encoding nucleotidyltransferase domain-containing protein — translation MIDALDIDLAPVVAEQPFPVLFATVSGAHLYGFPSRDSDVDLRGAHLLPAADLVGLREPEETRSRMWDRDGVEMDLVTHDLRKFVRLMLRRNGYVLEQLLSPLVVHTTEAHRELAGHAPGVLTAHHAHHYRGFAQTQWRLFERTGELKPLLYTFRVLLTGVHLMRTGEVQPHLPTLVEEVDAAPVYLPELVAAKAEREHGDAGVDHARVRADVERLHTVLDEAQAASVLPDAPTAYDALHDFVVRTRLER, via the coding sequence ATGATCGACGCCCTGGACATCGACCTGGCCCCGGTGGTGGCCGAGCAGCCCTTCCCGGTGCTGTTCGCCACCGTCTCCGGCGCCCACCTCTACGGCTTCCCCTCGCGCGACTCCGACGTGGACCTGCGCGGCGCGCACCTGCTGCCCGCCGCCGACCTGGTCGGGCTGCGCGAGCCGGAGGAGACCAGGTCGCGGATGTGGGACCGGGACGGCGTCGAGATGGACCTGGTCACGCACGACCTGCGCAAGTTCGTACGCCTGATGCTGCGCCGCAACGGCTACGTGCTGGAGCAGCTGCTGTCGCCGCTGGTCGTGCACACCACCGAGGCGCACCGGGAACTGGCCGGACACGCCCCGGGAGTCCTCACCGCCCACCACGCCCACCACTACCGGGGATTCGCGCAGACCCAGTGGCGCCTGTTCGAGAGGACCGGCGAGCTGAAGCCGCTGCTGTACACCTTCCGGGTGCTGCTCACCGGCGTTCACCTGATGCGCACCGGCGAGGTGCAGCCCCATCTGCCGACCCTGGTCGAGGAGGTCGATGCCGCCCCGGTGTACCTGCCCGAGCTGGTCGCCGCCAAGGCCGAGCGGGAGCACGGGGACGCCGGTGTCGACCACGCGCGCGTGCGGGCCGACGTGGAGCGGCTGCACACCGTGCTGGACGAGGCGCAGGCCGCGTCAGTGCTCCCCGACGCCCCGACCGCGTACGACGCCCTGCACGACTTCGTCGTACGGACCCGGCTGGAGCGCTGA
- a CDS encoding nucleotidyltransferase domain-containing protein → MRPEAPGSHELLVRDHTVYACVMGSRAFGLATEDSDTDRRGVFLAPTALFWRFDKPPTHVEGPGEEQFSWELERFCELALRANPNILECLHSPLVESVDDTGRELLALREAFLSRRVHETFTRYAHGQRRKLDADVRTHGAPRWKHAMHLLRLLISARDLLRTGVLTIDVGAARESLLAVRRGEVPWPEVEARMTRLAREGEEAAARSPLPGEPDRRRVEDFLVRTRRASALQPGPYDEVVQGVVRGRGVGEH, encoded by the coding sequence ATGCGCCCCGAAGCCCCCGGCAGCCACGAGTTGCTGGTCCGCGACCACACGGTCTACGCCTGTGTCATGGGTTCGCGCGCCTTCGGTCTGGCGACGGAGGACAGCGACACGGACCGCCGGGGCGTCTTCCTCGCACCGACCGCCCTGTTCTGGCGCTTCGACAAGCCGCCGACGCACGTGGAGGGCCCCGGGGAGGAGCAGTTCAGCTGGGAGCTGGAGCGCTTCTGCGAGCTGGCCCTGCGCGCGAACCCGAACATCCTGGAGTGCCTGCACTCCCCGCTCGTGGAGTCGGTGGACGACACGGGCCGCGAACTGCTCGCCCTGCGCGAGGCGTTCCTCTCCCGCCGGGTTCACGAGACCTTCACCCGTTACGCGCACGGCCAGCGCCGCAAGCTCGACGCCGACGTGCGCACCCACGGCGCCCCGCGCTGGAAGCACGCGATGCACCTGCTGCGGCTGCTGATCAGCGCCCGCGACCTGCTGCGCACCGGCGTCCTGACGATCGACGTCGGCGCGGCGCGGGAGTCCCTGCTCGCCGTGAGGCGCGGCGAGGTGCCGTGGCCCGAGGTGGAGGCGCGGATGACACGTCTGGCGCGGGAGGGCGAGGAGGCCGCCGCGCGCAGCCCGCTGCCCGGGGAGCCGGACCGGCGCCGCGTGGAGGACTTCCTGGTCCGCACCCGCCGCGCCTCAGCGCTCCAGCCGGGTCCGTACGACGAAGTCGTGCAGGGCGTCGTACGCGGTCGGGGCGTCGGGGAGCACTGA
- a CDS encoding Rieske (2Fe-2S) protein, producing MTQTPARRTVLLCTGAGAAALCVGCGGGGDSSGASPGQELVRTGDVPVAGGKILTDEKIVVTQPRQGEFKAFSAVCTHQGCIVSDVRDGTIDCACHGSRFAVADGSVVRGPATEPLPGKRITVEGNSVRLA from the coding sequence ATGACCCAGACCCCGGCCCGCCGCACGGTCCTCCTCTGCACGGGCGCGGGCGCGGCCGCGCTCTGCGTGGGCTGCGGCGGGGGCGGCGACTCCTCGGGCGCCTCGCCGGGGCAGGAGCTGGTGCGGACGGGCGACGTCCCGGTCGCCGGCGGCAAGATCCTCACCGACGAGAAGATCGTGGTGACCCAGCCGCGGCAGGGCGAGTTCAAGGCGTTCTCGGCGGTCTGCACCCACCAGGGCTGCATCGTGTCGGACGTGCGGGACGGCACCATCGACTGCGCCTGCCACGGCAGCAGGTTCGCCGTCGCCGACGGCTCGGTGGTGCGGGGTCCGGCGACGGAGCCGCTGCCCGGGAAGCGGATCACGGTGGAGGGAAATTCGGTCCGCCTGGCGTGA
- the aroH gene encoding chorismate mutase: protein MAVRAVRGAVQLERDEAGHMGEQVAALLTALMERNGLTADDLISLWFTATPDLHSDFPAAAARGLGITDVPLICAQELDVEGAMPRVVRVLAHIESERPRTGIAHVYLGAAAALRKDIAQ, encoded by the coding sequence GTGGCGGTACGAGCGGTCCGGGGCGCCGTCCAACTGGAGCGGGACGAGGCGGGGCACATGGGCGAGCAGGTCGCGGCCCTGCTGACCGCCCTCATGGAGCGCAACGGCCTCACGGCCGACGACCTGATCAGCCTGTGGTTCACCGCCACCCCCGACCTGCACAGCGACTTCCCGGCCGCCGCGGCCCGCGGCCTCGGCATCACCGACGTGCCGCTGATCTGCGCCCAGGAGCTGGACGTCGAGGGTGCCATGCCCCGCGTCGTCCGGGTCCTCGCCCACATCGAGTCCGAGCGGCCCCGCACCGGGATCGCCCACGTCTACCTCGGCGCCGCCGCGGCCCTGCGCAAGGACATCGCCCAGTGA
- a CDS encoding prephenate dehydrogenase, translated as MRTALVIGTGLIGTSAALALTERGVTVHLADHDPEQARTAAALGAGTDEAPGGPVDLAVVAAPPALVADVLADAMARGLARGYIDVASVKGGPRRELEARGLDLSAYIGTHPMSGREKSGPLAATADLFEGRPWVLTPTRDTDTEVLNLALELVSHCRAVPVVMDADAHDRAVALVSHMPHLVSSMVAARLEHAEEAAVRLCGQGIRDVTRIAASDPRMWIDILSANPGPVADLLTDVAADLEETVRALRALQSTDEDKRREGGTGIAEVLRRGNAGQVRVPGKHGSAPRSYETVAVLIDDQPGQLARIFADAGRAGVNVEDVRIEHATGQQAGLVQLMVEPKAAAVLTAALKERGWAIRQ; from the coding sequence GTGAGAACCGCACTCGTCATCGGCACCGGCCTCATCGGCACCTCCGCCGCCCTCGCCCTCACCGAACGCGGTGTCACCGTCCACCTCGCGGACCACGACCCCGAGCAGGCCCGCACCGCCGCAGCGCTCGGCGCCGGCACCGACGAGGCCCCGGGCGGGCCGGTCGACCTCGCCGTCGTCGCCGCACCGCCCGCCCTGGTGGCCGACGTGCTCGCCGACGCCATGGCCCGCGGCCTCGCCCGCGGCTACATCGACGTGGCCAGCGTCAAGGGCGGCCCCCGGCGGGAGCTGGAGGCGCGCGGGCTCGACCTCTCGGCGTACATCGGCACCCACCCCATGTCAGGACGGGAGAAGTCCGGCCCGCTGGCCGCCACCGCCGACCTCTTCGAGGGCCGTCCCTGGGTGCTGACCCCCACCCGGGACACCGACACCGAGGTGCTGAACCTCGCCCTGGAGCTGGTCTCGCACTGCCGCGCGGTGCCCGTCGTGATGGACGCCGACGCCCACGACCGCGCCGTGGCCCTCGTCTCCCACATGCCCCACCTGGTCTCCAGCATGGTCGCCGCGCGCCTGGAGCACGCCGAGGAGGCCGCCGTACGGCTGTGCGGGCAGGGCATCCGCGACGTGACCCGGATCGCCGCCTCCGACCCCCGGATGTGGATCGACATCCTCTCCGCCAACCCCGGGCCGGTCGCCGACCTGCTCACCGACGTCGCCGCCGACCTGGAGGAGACGGTACGGGCCCTGCGTGCCCTGCAGTCCACCGACGAGGACAAGCGCCGCGAGGGCGGCACCGGCATCGCCGAGGTGCTGCGGCGCGGCAACGCCGGACAGGTCCGCGTCCCCGGCAAGCACGGGTCGGCCCCGCGGTCCTACGAGACGGTGGCCGTCCTCATCGACGACCAGCCCGGTCAGCTGGCCCGCATCTTCGCGGACGCGGGACGGGCCGGGGTCAACGTGGAGGACGTACGGATCGAGCACGCGACCGGGCAGCAGGCGGGTCTGGTGCAGCTCATGGTGGAGCCGAAGGCCGCCGCCGTCCTCACGGCGGCCCTGAAGGAACGGGGCTGGGCGATCCGGCAGTGA
- the cmk gene encoding (d)CMP kinase, with the protein MENGAAPTAPAVIVAIDGPSGTGKSSTSKAVAAQLGLSYLDTGAQYRAITWWMVTNGIDTDDPHAVAAAAGKPEIVSGTDPAGPTITVDGVDVAGPIRTQEVTSKVSAVSAVPEVRARITELQRTIAAAAPLGIVVEGRDIGTTVLPDADLKIFLTASAEARAARRSGELKGADVHATREALIKRDAADSSRKTSPLAKAGDAVEVDTTALSLPQVIECVVTLVEEKRAGK; encoded by the coding sequence GTGGAAAACGGCGCCGCCCCGACCGCCCCGGCCGTGATTGTCGCCATCGACGGCCCCTCCGGCACGGGCAAGTCGAGCACGTCGAAGGCCGTGGCCGCACAGCTCGGCCTCAGCTACCTGGACACCGGTGCGCAGTACCGGGCGATCACGTGGTGGATGGTCACCAACGGCATCGACACCGACGACCCGCACGCCGTCGCCGCCGCGGCCGGCAAGCCCGAGATCGTCTCCGGCACCGACCCGGCCGGCCCGACCATCACGGTCGACGGCGTGGACGTGGCCGGACCGATCCGCACCCAGGAGGTCACCTCCAAGGTCAGCGCGGTCAGCGCCGTACCGGAGGTCCGCGCCCGGATCACCGAGCTGCAGCGCACCATCGCCGCCGCCGCGCCGCTCGGCATCGTCGTCGAGGGCCGCGACATCGGCACCACCGTGCTGCCGGACGCCGACCTCAAGATCTTCCTCACCGCCTCGGCGGAGGCCCGCGCCGCCCGCCGCAGCGGCGAGCTGAAGGGCGCCGACGTCCACGCCACCCGCGAGGCCCTGATCAAGCGGGACGCCGCCGACTCCAGCCGCAAGACCTCCCCGCTGGCCAAGGCCGGCGACGCGGTCGAGGTGGACACCACCGCCCTCAGCCTGCCGCAGGTCATCGAGTGCGTCGTCACCCTCGTCGAGGAGAAGCGGGCCGGGAAGTGA
- a CDS encoding lysophospholipid acyltransferase family protein encodes MTASSAAPAPSEKGAEVGRRIGVGLMYGLWKPRVLGAWRVPATGPVIYAVNHAHNIDGPMVMGVAPRPTHFLIKKEAFVGPLGRFLTGIGQLKVDRHSADRAAIGQALGVLADGGVLGIFPEGTRGEGDFASLRAGLAYFAVRSGAPIVPVAVLGSTDRPGRLIKALPPLRSRVDVVFGDPFDAGDGSGRRTRKALDEATERIQKQLTAHLENARRLTGR; translated from the coding sequence GTGACCGCATCCTCCGCCGCGCCCGCCCCCTCCGAGAAGGGCGCCGAGGTCGGCCGGCGCATCGGCGTCGGCCTGATGTACGGGCTGTGGAAGCCGCGCGTGCTCGGCGCCTGGCGGGTGCCCGCCACCGGTCCGGTGATCTACGCCGTCAACCACGCGCACAACATCGACGGCCCGATGGTCATGGGCGTCGCGCCCCGGCCGACGCACTTCCTGATCAAGAAGGAGGCGTTCGTCGGCCCGCTCGGACGCTTCCTGACCGGCATCGGCCAGCTGAAGGTGGACCGCCACTCCGCCGACCGCGCGGCCATAGGGCAGGCGCTCGGCGTGCTGGCCGACGGCGGCGTCCTGGGCATCTTCCCGGAGGGCACCCGGGGCGAGGGCGACTTCGCCTCGCTGCGCGCCGGGCTGGCCTACTTCGCGGTGCGCAGCGGCGCGCCGATCGTCCCGGTGGCGGTGCTGGGAAGCACGGACCGTCCCGGACGGTTGATAAAGGCGCTGCCCCCGCTGCGCTCCCGCGTGGACGTCGTCTTCGGCGACCCCTTCGACGCGGGCGACGGCAGTGGGCGGCGCACCCGCAAGGCCCTGGACGAGGCCACCGAACGCATCCAGAAGCAGCTCACCGCGCACCTGGAAAACGCCAGGCGCCTCACCGGGCGCTGA
- the der gene encoding ribosome biogenesis GTPase Der, which produces MNDHIHPEGSGAEHDHGALGDAEYAQFMELAAEEGFDIEDVEGAIEEAGHGPLPVLAVVGRPNVGKSTLVNRIIGRREAVVEDKPGVTRDRVTYEAEWAGRRFKVVDTGGWEQDVLGIDASVAAQAEYAIEAADAVVFVVDAKVGATDTDEAVVRLLRKAGKPVVLCANKVDGPSGEADASYLWSLGLGEPQPVSALHGRGTGDMLDRVLEALPEAPAQTFGTAVGGPRRIALIGRPNVGKSSLLNKVAGEDRVVVNELAGTTRDPVDELIELGGVTWKFVDTAGIRKRVHLQQGADYYASLRTAAAVEKAEVAVILVDASESISVQDQRIVTMAVEAGRAIVVAYNKWDTLDEERRYYLEREIETELGQVAWAPRVNVSAQTGRHMEKLVPAIETALAGWETRVPTGRLNAFLGELAAAHPHPVRGGKQPRILFGTQAGTKPPRFVLFASGFIEAGYRRFIERRLREEFGFEGTPIHISVRVREKRGAKKK; this is translated from the coding sequence ATGAACGACCACATCCACCCCGAGGGCTCGGGCGCGGAGCACGACCACGGGGCGCTCGGCGACGCCGAGTACGCGCAGTTCATGGAGCTGGCCGCCGAAGAGGGCTTCGACATCGAGGACGTCGAGGGCGCGATCGAGGAGGCCGGGCACGGCCCGCTGCCCGTCCTCGCCGTCGTCGGCCGCCCCAATGTCGGCAAGTCGACCCTCGTGAACCGCATCATCGGCCGCCGCGAGGCCGTCGTCGAGGACAAGCCGGGCGTCACCCGCGACCGCGTCACCTACGAGGCCGAGTGGGCCGGGCGCCGCTTCAAGGTCGTCGACACCGGCGGCTGGGAGCAGGACGTCCTCGGCATCGACGCCTCCGTGGCCGCCCAGGCCGAGTACGCCATCGAGGCCGCCGACGCGGTCGTCTTCGTCGTGGACGCCAAGGTGGGTGCCACCGACACCGACGAGGCGGTCGTCCGGCTGCTGCGCAAGGCCGGCAAGCCCGTCGTGCTGTGCGCCAACAAGGTCGACGGCCCGAGCGGCGAGGCCGACGCCTCCTACCTGTGGTCGCTGGGCCTCGGCGAGCCGCAGCCGGTCTCCGCGCTGCACGGCCGCGGCACCGGCGACATGCTGGACCGGGTCCTGGAGGCCCTGCCGGAGGCCCCGGCGCAGACCTTCGGCACCGCCGTCGGCGGCCCGCGCCGCATCGCCCTGATCGGCCGCCCCAACGTCGGCAAGTCCTCACTGCTGAACAAGGTCGCGGGCGAGGACCGCGTCGTCGTCAACGAACTGGCCGGCACCACCCGCGACCCGGTCGACGAGCTGATCGAGCTGGGCGGCGTCACCTGGAAGTTCGTCGACACGGCGGGCATCCGCAAGCGCGTCCACCTCCAGCAGGGCGCCGACTACTACGCCTCGCTGCGCACCGCCGCCGCCGTCGAGAAGGCGGAGGTCGCCGTGATCCTCGTCGATGCCTCCGAGTCGATCTCGGTCCAGGACCAGCGGATCGTCACCATGGCCGTCGAGGCGGGCCGCGCGATCGTCGTCGCCTACAACAAGTGGGACACCCTCGACGAGGAGCGCCGCTACTACCTGGAGCGGGAGATCGAGACGGAGCTGGGCCAGGTGGCGTGGGCGCCGCGGGTCAACGTCTCGGCGCAGACCGGCCGGCACATGGAGAAGCTGGTCCCCGCGATCGAGACCGCCCTGGCCGGCTGGGAGACCCGCGTCCCGACGGGCCGGCTCAACGCCTTCCTCGGCGAGCTGGCCGCCGCCCACCCGCACCCGGTGCGGGGCGGCAAGCAGCCGCGGATCCTCTTCGGCACCCAGGCGGGCACCAAGCCCCCGCGGTTCGTGCTCTTCGCCTCCGGCTTCATCGAGGCGGGCTACCGGCGCTTCATCGAACGCCGGCTGCGCGAGGAGTTCGGCTTCGAGGGGACGCCGATCCACATCTCGGTGCGGGTGCGCGAGAAGCGCGGCGCGAAGAAGAAGTAG
- a CDS encoding I78 family peptidase inhibitor codes for MAPIPTPPAEPQDSPDTYVGLDSDAAERLARERGWSTVRSLAPGTVITMEYRVGRLNFEVKDGRVSRAWKG; via the coding sequence ATGGCACCGATTCCGACACCCCCCGCCGAGCCCCAGGACAGTCCGGACACCTACGTCGGCCTCGATTCCGACGCGGCCGAACGGCTGGCGCGGGAGCGGGGCTGGTCGACGGTGCGGTCGTTGGCGCCGGGCACGGTCATCACCATGGAGTACCGGGTGGGGCGTCTCAACTTCGAGGTGAAGGACGGCCGGGTGTCCCGGGCCTGGAAGGGCTAG
- a CDS encoding phosphatase PAP2 family protein, giving the protein MRTERKPTRLDRVFARLDREPERPALLDVPEMSRHRIALFAGTLAFYIAIVWAVVITSWLVRLDWQVMFFRPYQQWPEIHAFVDYYVVLGQRGPTAVMVAAWLGWRSWRQHTLRPLLALGVSLLLLNVTVGAAKYGMGRLGPHYATTIGANEMWLGGDIFPSGHTANAVVTWGILAYLASTHRTRRWLSAISAVTSLGVGMSTVYLGTHWLSDVLLGWVAGLLILLALPWFEPLITRAEAWILGLRDRWYTRRDRRSTTRPPLGPPVPVSPPGSGSRPQAPAREPVAAPRTARAPAHLAPGPHTARSDRTPVTPAGSRRPPHSDRHARNTAPTARPLSGG; this is encoded by the coding sequence GTGCGTACCGAACGGAAGCCCACCCGTCTGGACCGGGTGTTCGCGAGACTGGACCGGGAGCCGGAACGACCGGCGCTCCTGGACGTGCCGGAGATGTCCCGGCACAGGATCGCGCTGTTCGCCGGGACCCTCGCGTTCTACATCGCGATCGTGTGGGCCGTAGTGATCACCTCGTGGCTGGTCCGGCTCGACTGGCAGGTCATGTTCTTCCGGCCCTACCAGCAGTGGCCGGAGATCCACGCGTTCGTCGACTACTACGTGGTACTCGGCCAGCGCGGCCCCACCGCGGTGATGGTCGCGGCCTGGCTCGGCTGGCGCTCCTGGCGGCAGCACACCCTGCGTCCATTGCTGGCGCTGGGCGTCTCACTGCTCCTGCTGAACGTCACGGTCGGCGCCGCCAAGTACGGCATGGGGCGACTGGGACCGCACTACGCGACCACGATCGGCGCCAACGAGATGTGGCTCGGCGGCGATATATTTCCGAGCGGTCACACCGCGAACGCCGTCGTCACCTGGGGCATCCTCGCCTACCTGGCCTCCACGCACCGGACCCGGCGCTGGCTGTCCGCGATCTCCGCGGTCACCTCGCTCGGGGTGGGCATGTCCACCGTCTACCTCGGCACGCACTGGCTCAGCGACGTGCTCCTGGGCTGGGTGGCGGGGCTGCTGATCCTGCTGGCGCTGCCCTGGTTCGAGCCGCTGATCACCCGTGCGGAGGCGTGGATCCTCGGTCTGCGCGACCGCTGGTACACCCGTCGCGACCGCCGGAGCACCACGAGGCCGCCGCTCGGCCCGCCCGTACCCGTCAGCCCGCCCGGCTCCGGCAGCCGGCCCCAGGCACCGGCCCGCGAGCCGGTCGCCGCGCCCCGCACCGCCCGGGCCCCGGCGCACCTGGCGCCGGGCCCGCACACGGCCCGCTCGGACCGTACGCCGGTGACCCCGGCCGGCAGCCGCAGGCCGCCGCACAGCGACCGGCACGCCCGCAACACGGCGCCCACCGCACGGCCCCTGTCGGGCGGCTGA
- a CDS encoding mannosyltransferase family protein, producing MTDLETRGAARRGAPGPSGALRRAAPALLGYAAVRALGLLALALWSAARDKSAYTLLTARWDSLWYTRVAELGYGYEVRLPSGDVHSNLAFFPLLPWLERLGAAVTPLSYADTGFVVSLLASLAAAWGIFAVAEHVHDRRVGVCAVLLWAVLPVGVVQSMAYSESLFTALAAWSLYAVLTGRWVTAGALAALAGLTRPVGLAVTAAVWAAAVIAFARSRSEGGAGDAGGTPGARRVLGMLLAPLGAAGYVLWVGHRTGKGPLGYLDVQAGWRNGFDGGAAFARFVAAQFTSFPGALAGVGLIVGVALLVWLYVVCVRQRQPLPLLVYAGLVTVLALCASSYFGSKPRLLLPAFPLLFPPAVGLARLRTARSAPVVCGVAVAAAVYGAFWLNGSGPP from the coding sequence GTGACCGATCTTGAAACGCGCGGCGCGGCCCGCCGGGGCGCCCCGGGTCCGTCCGGTGCCCTGCGCCGGGCCGCCCCGGCGCTCCTCGGCTACGCGGCCGTGCGCGCGCTGGGCCTGCTCGCCCTGGCCCTGTGGAGTGCCGCGCGCGACAAGAGCGCGTACACGCTGCTGACGGCCCGCTGGGACTCCCTCTGGTACACCAGGGTCGCCGAGCTGGGGTACGGCTACGAGGTGCGGCTGCCGAGCGGCGACGTGCACTCCAACCTGGCGTTCTTCCCGCTGCTGCCCTGGCTGGAGCGGCTCGGCGCGGCGGTGACGCCCCTGTCGTACGCCGACACGGGGTTCGTCGTCTCCCTGCTCGCCTCGCTCGCCGCGGCCTGGGGGATCTTCGCGGTGGCGGAGCACGTCCACGACCGCCGGGTCGGCGTGTGCGCGGTGCTGCTGTGGGCCGTGCTGCCGGTCGGCGTCGTGCAGTCGATGGCCTACAGCGAGTCCCTGTTCACGGCGCTGGCCGCCTGGTCGCTGTACGCGGTGCTGACCGGACGCTGGGTGACGGCCGGGGCGCTGGCCGCGCTGGCGGGCCTCACCCGCCCGGTGGGGCTCGCCGTGACGGCGGCGGTGTGGGCGGCCGCGGTCATCGCGTTCGCGCGAAGCCGGAGCGAGGGCGGCGCGGGCGACGCGGGCGGCACTCCGGGCGCGCGGCGCGTGCTCGGCATGCTGCTCGCACCCCTGGGCGCGGCCGGTTACGTCCTGTGGGTCGGCCACCGCACCGGCAAGGGCCCGCTCGGCTATCTCGACGTACAGGCCGGCTGGCGCAACGGTTTCGACGGCGGCGCGGCCTTCGCCCGCTTCGTCGCCGCCCAGTTCACGTCGTTCCCGGGGGCCCTGGCGGGCGTCGGACTGATCGTCGGGGTCGCGCTCCTGGTCTGGCTGTACGTGGTGTGCGTACGGCAGCGCCAGCCGCTCCCGCTGCTGGTGTACGCGGGGCTCGTCACCGTGCTCGCCCTGTGCGCGTCGAGCTACTTCGGCTCGAAGCCCCGGCTGCTGCTGCCCGCGTTCCCGCTGTTGTTCCCGCCGGCCGTGGGCCTGGCCCGGTTGCGCACCGCCAGGTCGGCGCCGGTGGTGTGCGGTGTCGCGGTGGCGGCGGCGGTGTACGGGGCGTTCTGGCTGAACGGCTCCGGCCCGCCCTGA
- a CDS encoding MFS transporter translates to MSGTTTAAAAPRRRAAGAGANRWVVLVVLCVSLLLVAVDATVLHVAVPAVTEDLRPGAIELLWIVDVYPLVCASLLILFGTLGDRVGRRRVLLLGYALFGVASALAALADTAQVLIAARALLGVGGAMIMPATLSILRRVFPDRRERALAIGIWSAVAAVGAAVGPLLGGFLLEHFWWGSVFLVNIPLMLVSLPVGRLLLPESKGDGRGPWDVVGALMAAGGLFGAVLGVKRLGGGEPAASLLTVLPLVLGAALLAGFVRRQRRRTYPLVDLAMFRRPAFSTSVGCIVLAMLALVGLELIAAQYLQLVLGLSPLETGLRLLPLTFAAMAAGLAGARLLRRFGPRRMVCAGFCLTAFAVVLLTAMGRADNCALLLTGFVLLGFGLETTLFGAYESMLSEAPQEQSGGAAAIGETSYQLGAGIGIALLGSVMNAAYAPGLTGGVPGVPAPASAAAGHSLGEAYEVAAQLGGPAGVALRRAAGDAFVHGLHVTLVVSAGLLLLGAVMALRLPRAMQCEEVSVPAPRGAVDSPSRVSV, encoded by the coding sequence ATGTCCGGGACGACCACGGCTGCCGCCGCGCCGCGCCGTCGGGCGGCCGGGGCCGGTGCCAACCGCTGGGTGGTCCTCGTCGTCCTCTGCGTCAGCCTGCTGCTCGTCGCCGTGGACGCGACCGTGCTGCACGTGGCGGTCCCCGCCGTCACCGAGGACCTCCGGCCCGGCGCCATCGAGCTGCTCTGGATCGTCGACGTCTATCCGCTCGTCTGCGCCTCGCTGCTGATCCTCTTCGGCACGCTGGGCGACCGGGTGGGCCGCAGACGGGTCCTGCTGCTCGGCTACGCCCTGTTCGGCGTCGCCTCCGCGCTCGCGGCCCTCGCCGACACCGCCCAGGTGCTGATCGCGGCCCGCGCGCTGCTCGGCGTCGGCGGCGCCATGATCATGCCCGCGACGCTGTCGATCCTGCGGCGGGTCTTCCCCGACCGGCGGGAGCGGGCGCTGGCCATCGGCATCTGGAGCGCCGTGGCCGCGGTCGGCGCGGCGGTCGGTCCGCTGCTCGGCGGCTTCCTCCTCGAGCACTTCTGGTGGGGTTCGGTCTTCCTCGTCAACATCCCGCTGATGCTGGTCAGCCTGCCGGTGGGGCGGCTGCTGCTGCCCGAGTCGAAGGGTGACGGCCGCGGGCCCTGGGACGTGGTCGGCGCGCTGATGGCGGCGGGCGGCCTGTTCGGGGCCGTCCTCGGCGTGAAGCGGCTGGGCGGCGGGGAGCCGGCGGCGAGCCTGCTCACCGTGCTGCCGCTGGTGCTGGGCGCGGCGCTGCTGGCGGGATTCGTACGGCGGCAGCGGCGGCGTACGTATCCGCTGGTCGACCTCGCGATGTTCCGGCGGCCGGCGTTCAGTACGTCGGTGGGGTGCATCGTGCTGGCCATGCTGGCGCTGGTGGGGCTCGAGCTGATCGCCGCGCAGTACTTGCAGCTGGTGCTCGGTCTCTCCCCGCTGGAGACCGGGCTGCGGCTGCTGCCGCTGACCTTCGCGGCGATGGCGGCGGGGCTCGCGGGTGCGCGGCTGCTGCGGCGTTTCGGGCCGCGGCGGATGGTGTGCGCGGGGTTCTGCCTGACCGCCTTCGCGGTGGTGCTGCTCACGGCGATGGGCCGGGCCGACAACTGCGCGCTGCTGCTGACCGGGTTCGTGCTGCTCGGCTTCGGTCTGGAGACGACGCTGTTCGGGGCGTACGAGTCGATGCTGAGTGAGGCGCCGCAGGAGCAGTCGGGGGGCGCGGCGGCGATCGGGGAGACCTCTTACCAACTGGGCGCCGGGATCGGCATCGCCCTGCTGGGCAGCGTGATGAACGCGGCGTACGCGCCCGGGCTGACCGGGGGCGTGCCGGGGGTGCCGGCGCCGGCGTCGGCGGCGGCGGGGCATTCGCTGGGGGAGGCGTACGAGGTCGCCGCGCAGCTCGGGGGGCCTGCGGGGGTGGCGTTGCGGCGGGCCGCGGGGGACGCGTTCGTGCACGGGCTGCATGTGACGTTGGTGGTGAGTGCGGGGTTGTTGCTGCTGGGGGCGGTGATGGCGTTGCGGTTGCCGCGGGCGATGCAGTGCGAGGAGGTTTCCGTGCCCGCGCCCCGGGGGGCGGTGGATTCTCCGTCCCGTGTCTCGGTGTGA